Proteins encoded in a region of the Bicyclus anynana chromosome 9, ilBicAnyn1.1, whole genome shotgun sequence genome:
- the LOC112058480 gene encoding engulfment and cell motility protein 1, producing MSMKPIKMPSATKDSTILKIAVEMLNAHDKVPQLIEFDQSQPLSSIIQLLCKAWGLPDPVNYALQFSESNNQNYITEKNRNEIKNGSVLRLEQSPAKTVQDILAKINTGTEAEQTVALTKLSTVSSDLTFALEFINKKGLSLIIHNIESGKFKGDSFKYALVTFVELMDHGIISWDILQNQFINKVVSFVSNQTNAQDPKIIQSCLSILENIVLNSSGKNSHVEKEITIPSLISHLENQDIIIQQNAIALINAIFSKADLTKKKAISATLCSKQVRNKIYDNLITKHVSKEGLGTELAHQLYVLQTLILGLLETKMRTRADSQEQESQEKIKELRKFAFENDNNTNIEVTTRRQTGSLSKDFKKLGFKCEIDPIKDFNETPPGILALDCMLYFARNQREDYTKIVLRNSCRADEQECPFGKTSVELVKLLCDILHIGETPSEQGQTYHPLFFTHDHPFEELFCICIVILNKTWKEMRATTEDFIKVLSVVREQIIRALASSPKSFDKFKQKIKELTYNEITHLWQQERTNREVWESHARPIVELKEKITPEIIDLIQQQRLGVLVGGTRFKKYMKINRKDRFWFVRLSPNHKILHYGECDEKSTPSLEELGTKLAVADIKCVVVGKECPHMKDLKGKISSPHLAFSLILKAAEVPSLDFVAPDEQIFDYWTDGVNALLKEKMTSKSFENDLETLLSMDIKVRLLDAEGIDIPQDPPQIPPEPEDYDFYYDNN from the coding sequence ATGTCTATGAAGCCAATAAAAATGCCGTCGGCGACGAAAGACTCAACCATTTTAAAGATTGCGGTGGAAATGCTCAATGCCCACGACAAGGTGCCACAGTTAATTGAATTCGACCAGAGTCAGCCTCTCTCCAGTATTATTCAGCTCCTATGCAAGGCGTGGGGTCTTCCCGATCCCGTCAACTATGCTTTACAGTTCTCCGAAAGCAACAATCAGAATTACATCACCGAAAAAAATCGTAACGAAATCAAGAACGGTTCAGTTTTGCGACTAGAGCAATCCCCTGCTAAGACGGTTCAAGACATACTGGCGAAGATCAACACGGGCACGGAAGCCGAACAGACTGTTGCGCTAACTAAACTATCCACCGTTAGCAGCGATCTCACGTTCGCTCTGGAGTTTATCAACAAAAAAGGTTTGTCTCTAATCATACACAATATAGAGTCAGGAAAGTTTAAAGGAGACAGCTTCAAGTATGCCTTAGTTACGTTTGTCGAACTCATGGACCACGGTATAATATCTTGGGATATCTTACAGAAtcagtttataaataaagtcGTCAGTTTTGTAAGCAACCAAACAAATGCACAAGACCCGAAGATAATTCAATCGTGCCTCTCTATTCTCGAGAATATTGTTCTCAATAGCTCCGGAAAGAATTCCCATGttgaaaaagaaataacaataCCAAGTCTCATTTCACATTTAGAGAATCAggatattattatacaacaaaatgCTATAGCACTAATTAATGCAATATTTTCAAAAGCAGACTTGACAAAAAAGAAGGCCATATCTGCTACATTGTGTTCAAAACAGGTCAGAAATAAGATTTATGACAATCTTATCACAAAACATGTATCAAAAGAAGGCTTGGGAACTGAGCTAGCACATCAGCTTTATGTTTTACAAACTTTAATATTAGGTTTATTGGAGACTAAAATGCGAACGAGAGCGGATAGCCAAGAACAAGAATCACAGGAAAAAATTAAGGAACTCAGAAAGTTTGCTTTTGAAAATGACAATAACACCAACATTGAAGTTACGACCCGACGTCAAACAGGCAGCCTGTCTAAAGACTTCAAAAAGCTTGGTTTCAAATGTGAAATTGATCCTATTAAAGACTTCAACGAGACACCACCAGGCATCCTAGCATTAGATTGCATGCTGTACTTTGCTAGAAACCAACGAGAAGATTACACTAAGATTGTTTTACGAAACAGCTGTAGGGCAGATGAGCAGGAATGTCCATTCGGTAAAACTAGCGTAGAATTAGTGAAGCTCTTATGTGACATCCTGCATATTGGAGAAACACCAAGTGAACAGGGACAGACATATCATCCCCTATTTTTCACTCATGATCATCCATTTGAGGAACTTTTTTGCATTTGTATAGTAATACTTAACAAGACATGGAAAGAAATGAGAGCTACAACAGAAGATTTTATCAAAGTCCTGAGTGTTGTTAGAGAGCAGATAATTAGGGCTCTAGCTTCATCCCCAAAAAGTTTTGATAAGTTCAAACAAAAGATCAAAGAATTGACCTACAATGAAATAACACATTTATGGCAGCAAGAACGCACTAACAGGGAAGTGTGGGAGTCTCATGCAAGACCAATAGTAGAgttaaaagagaaaataaccCCTGAAATTATTGATCTCATCCAGCAGCAAAGACTGGGAGTTTTGGTTGGCGGCACAAGGTTTAAGAAGTATATGAAAATTAATAGAAAAGACAGATTTTGGTTTGTTCGATTATCACCGAATCACAAAATACTGCACTATGGGGAGTGTGACGAGAAAAGTACACCAAGTTTGGAAGAATTGGGGACCAAGCTAGCTGTTGCAGATATTAAATGTGTTGTTGTTGGTAAAGAATGCCCACATATGAAGGATTTGAAAGGAAAAATAAGCAGTCCACATTTGGCATTTTCCCTCATACTAAAGGCTGCTGAAGTTCCATCCTTAGACTTTGTAGCACCAGATGAACAGATTTTTGATTATTGGACAGATGGAGTCAACGCTTTGTTAAAAGAAAAGATGACAAGCAAATCTTTTGAGAATGATTTGGAAACTCTGCTCTCTATGGACATTAAGGTCAGGTTGCTTGATGCTGAGGGTATAGATATACCGCAAGATCCTCCGCAGATCCCACCAGAACCTGAGgattatgatttttattatgataataactaA